A single Drosophila miranda strain MSH22 chromosome XR, D.miranda_PacBio2.1, whole genome shotgun sequence DNA region contains:
- the LOC108151480 gene encoding probable prefoldin subunit 4, whose amino-acid sequence MAAKEASTANKVFQNHDDVHISLKDQQGINRFAKYNARMDEIKVELDVKKNELKCVEEALDEIELFDEDEDIPFLVGEVFLSHKLGKTQELLAETKDMVIKEIASIEAKAKAIKVEMDELKAHLYHRFGSNISLENED is encoded by the exons ATGGCCGCTAAAGAAGCAAGCACTGCGAACAAGGTGTTCCAGAAC CACGATGATGTACACATTTCCTTAAAGGATCAGCAAGGCATCAATCGCTTTGCCAAGTACAATGCTCGCATGGATGAAATCAAGGTAGAGCTGGACGTGAAGAAGAACGAGCTGAAGTGCGTGGAAGAGGCATTAGACGAGATTGAGCTGTTCGACGAGGACGAAGACATTCCCTTCCTGGTGGGAGAGGTATTTCTGTCCCACAAGTTGGGCAAGACACAGGAGCTGCTGGCAGAGACCAAGGATATGGTCATTAAAGAGATTGCCAGCATTGAGGCTAAGGCCAAGGCAATCAAAGTGGAAATGGACGAGCTGAAGGCGCATCTCTACCATCGCTTCGGTAGTAACATCTCGCTGGAGAACGAAGACTAG
- the LOC108151478 gene encoding probable Golgi SNAP receptor complex member 2 produces MESLYHQTNNTVKEIEHAFQRVGQISTQEALDVENSIQLKITQANSNCDRLDVLLFKMPPSQRQSSKLRVDQLKYDLRHLQTSLQHAKDRRQRREQEISEREQLLNHRFSANSTQPEETCLQLDYDLQHHTQLGSAHRGVDDMISSGSGILESLISQRMTLGGAHKRIQAIGSTLGLSNHTMKLIERRLVEDRKIFLGGMLVTLLIIGLIIYFLVL; encoded by the exons ATGGAATCCCTGTACCATCAAACGAATAACACCGTCAAGGAAATCGAGCATGCCTTTCAGCGGGTCGGCCAAATTAGTACCCAGGAGGCGCTTGACGTGGAAAACTCAATTCAATTGAAAATAACGCAAGCCAATTC CAATTGCGACCGGCTGGATGTGCTGCTCTTCAAGATGCCGCCATCGCAGCGTCAGAGCTCGAAGCTACGCGTGGATCAGCTCAAGTACGACCTCAGACACCTGCAGACATCGCTGCAGCATGCCAAGGACCGCCGGCAACGCCGGGAGCAGGAGATCTCGGAGCGTGAGCAGCTGCTGAACCATCGGTTCAGTGCCAACAGCACGCAACCGGAGGAGACGTGCCTGCAGCTGGACTATGATCTGCAGCACCATACGCAGCTGGGTAGTGCTCACAGAGGAGTGGACGACATGATCTCGTCGGGCAGTGGCATACTCGAGAGTCTCATATCGCAGCGCATGACACTTGGCGGAGCGCACAAGCGCATCCAGGCCATTGGGAGCACTCTGGGTCTGTCCAATCATACAATGAAGCTGATAGAGCGCCGGCTGGTGGAGGATCGGAAGATATTTCTGGGGGGAATGCTGGTCACGTTACTGATTATCGGACTGATTATATACTTCTTAGTGCTGTAG